Proteins encoded together in one Phycisphaerae bacterium window:
- a CDS encoding class I SAM-dependent methyltransferase gives MSTTAVQRFYRFHAHVYDSTRWMILHGRHRAAAALGLRRTSQALEIGCGTGLNFRYLLEYLDPQAGQLTGVDFSADMLARAARRVARQGWSNVKLIQADATTLDLGRTFDAVFFGYSLTMIPDWRAALQRAGEHLVPGGTLVVLDFSRFHRWGPLAPLMRTWLRLNHVETLQPYEDELRRLFERVEVHYWLGGYNFTAIGRKGS, from the coding sequence TTGTCGACGACCGCAGTCCAACGTTTCTACCGCTTCCACGCCCACGTGTACGACAGCACCCGCTGGATGATACTCCACGGTCGCCACCGGGCCGCCGCCGCGCTCGGCCTGCGCCGCACCAGCCAGGCCTTGGAAATCGGCTGCGGCACGGGCCTGAACTTCCGTTACCTGCTCGAATACCTCGACCCGCAGGCCGGACAGCTCACCGGCGTGGATTTCTCCGCCGACATGCTGGCCCGCGCCGCCCGGCGCGTCGCGCGCCAAGGCTGGTCGAACGTCAAGCTCATCCAGGCCGACGCCACCACGCTGGACCTCGGTCGCACGTTCGACGCGGTTTTCTTCGGCTACAGTCTGACGATGATTCCGGACTGGCGCGCCGCCCTGCAGAGGGCCGGGGAGCATCTCGTACCCGGCGGCACACTGGTGGTGCTTGATTTCAGCCGTTTCCACCGGTGGGGCCCGCTGGCCCCGCTGATGAGGACCTGGCTGCGTCTCAACCATGTGGAGACTCTCCAGCCCTACGAGGATGAGCTCCGTCGGCTGTTCGAGCGCGTCGAGGTCCACTACTGGCTTGGGGGCTACAACTTCACGGCCATCGGCCGGAAAGGTTCGTGA